In one Brooklawnia cerclae genomic region, the following are encoded:
- a CDS encoding signal peptidase I yields the protein MGELRSKTLSAGSTALPSSVRSRSRAKSRRIGSVARAVALVFVVLALWPATWGGLTGLTAVYGHSMEPTYRTGDLVVTVRAPSYHVGDVVSYKVPEGQPGAGGRVIHRVVSVDASSGTEVYTTKGDNNSSADEWRFGADDVLGRAVLRVPSAGRLLGPGLLPWFLAVVCGAAVIVLLWPPQEDGEPDVPATP from the coding sequence GTGGGCGAGCTCCGCTCGAAGACCCTGTCCGCGGGCAGCACCGCGCTGCCGTCATCCGTGCGATCCCGTTCGAGAGCGAAGTCCCGCAGGATCGGGTCGGTCGCACGCGCCGTCGCGCTCGTGTTCGTCGTCCTGGCATTGTGGCCCGCCACCTGGGGTGGGCTGACCGGGTTGACCGCGGTGTACGGCCATTCCATGGAACCGACCTACCGCACCGGTGACCTGGTGGTCACCGTCCGCGCACCCTCGTACCACGTCGGTGACGTGGTGTCGTACAAGGTGCCGGAGGGGCAGCCCGGCGCCGGGGGCCGGGTAATCCACCGCGTGGTCTCGGTGGATGCTTCCTCCGGGACCGAGGTGTACACGACCAAGGGCGACAACAATTCGAGCGCCGACGAATGGCGGTTCGGCGCGGACGACGTCCTCGGCCGGGCCGTGCTGCGCGTGCCATCTGCGGGCAGGCTTCTCGGCCCGGGGCTGCTGCCCTGGTTCCTCGCAGTGGTGTGCGGGGCGGCGGTCATCGTGCTCCTCTGGCCCCCGCAGGAGGACGGGGAGCCCGACGTTCCGGCCACGCCATGA
- a CDS encoding MIP/aquaporin family protein yields the protein MPLLLPLEVTIPANPTGWDIFASEFLGTLVLILLGAGVCATNNLAKSKGRGGGWLMITIGWGLAVYMGVYAAWKTGGHLNPAVTIAKVVAHIYDPNVTLNGAVVGSGGIPVTFGNVTLYIVAQFAGAILGAILAFLAFKKQFDSSEDVDPGLKLGIFSTAPEVRSYAWNFITEVIATFVLIAFVLVAGGTPAQVGPLAVALIIVVIGASLGGPTGYAINPARDLGPRIAHAILPIKGKGTSDWGYAWIPVFAPIVGAILAVVVVYALGMQAV from the coding sequence ATGCCGTTGCTTCTTCCGCTCGAGGTGACGATTCCGGCGAATCCGACAGGATGGGACATATTCGCCTCCGAGTTCCTCGGGACGCTGGTCCTGATCCTCCTCGGCGCCGGGGTCTGCGCCACCAACAACCTCGCGAAGTCCAAGGGCCGCGGCGGTGGTTGGTTGATGATCACCATCGGATGGGGCCTCGCGGTCTACATGGGCGTCTACGCCGCGTGGAAGACCGGTGGGCACCTCAATCCCGCCGTGACGATCGCGAAGGTCGTCGCACACATCTACGATCCGAATGTGACCCTCAACGGCGCGGTCGTGGGCTCGGGTGGTATCCCCGTCACTTTCGGGAATGTCACCTTGTACATCGTCGCGCAGTTCGCCGGCGCCATCCTGGGCGCGATCCTGGCGTTCCTCGCCTTCAAGAAGCAGTTCGACTCCAGTGAGGACGTCGATCCCGGCCTGAAGCTCGGGATCTTCTCGACGGCCCCCGAGGTTCGCTCCTACGCATGGAACTTCATTACTGAGGTCATCGCCACCTTCGTCCTGATCGCCTTCGTCCTCGTCGCCGGTGGAACCCCCGCACAGGTCGGGCCGCTCGCCGTCGCACTCATCATCGTCGTGATCGGCGCCTCGCTCGGCGGGCCGACCGGATACGCCATCAACCCCGCCCGAGACCTGGGCCCGCGCATCGCGCACGCCATCCTGCCCATCAAGGGCAAGGGAACCTCGGACTGGGGCTACGCCTGGATTCCCGTCTTCGCCCCGATCGTCGGCGCGATTCTGGCCGTCGTCGTGGTCTACGCCCTGGGAATGCAGGCGGTCTGA
- the glpK gene encoding glycerol kinase GlpK: MTENTYVLAIDQGTTSSRAIVFDHSGKIVGIGQQEFPQIFPNPGWVEHNPIDIWDSVRAVVGLALADAEINRHQLAAVGITNQRETAVVWDKNTGEPVYNAIVWQDTRTSQIIRELAGDKGMDRYRDICGLGLSTYFSGPKVKWILDNVPGARERAERGDLYFGNMDTWVLWNLTGGTNGGVHITDVTNASRTMLMDVRTLQWREDICADFGIPTSMLPEIRSSSEVYGHGRKEGLLIDTPIAGILGDQQAATFGQACFQRGMAKNTYGTGCFMLMNTGDEPVFSENGLLTTVCYKIGDQPTKYALEGSIAVTGSLVQWLRDNLKMIESAPEIEELAATVEDNGGVYFVPAFSGLFAPYWRDDARGAIVGLTRYNNRGHIARAVLEATAFQTREVLDAMNADSGVNLAELRVDGGMTHNETLMQFQADILGVDVVAPVVAETTALGAAYAAGIAVGFWQGEEDVIANWQEGHRWTPQLPQDEVDRQYRLWKKAVTRTFDWVDDDVK, encoded by the coding sequence ATGACTGAGAACACGTATGTGTTGGCCATCGACCAGGGGACCACGTCGTCCCGGGCCATCGTCTTCGACCATTCGGGGAAAATCGTCGGTATCGGGCAGCAGGAATTCCCCCAGATCTTCCCGAATCCCGGATGGGTCGAGCACAATCCGATCGATATCTGGGACTCGGTGCGTGCGGTCGTCGGGCTGGCACTCGCCGATGCCGAGATCAACCGTCACCAACTGGCCGCGGTCGGCATCACCAACCAGCGGGAGACGGCCGTCGTCTGGGACAAGAACACCGGCGAGCCGGTCTACAACGCCATCGTCTGGCAGGACACCCGCACCTCTCAGATCATCCGCGAGCTGGCCGGCGACAAGGGAATGGATCGCTACCGCGACATCTGCGGGCTGGGGCTTTCCACCTATTTCTCCGGCCCGAAGGTCAAGTGGATTCTCGACAACGTACCGGGGGCCCGTGAGCGGGCCGAGCGCGGCGACCTGTACTTCGGGAACATGGACACCTGGGTGCTGTGGAACCTGACCGGCGGCACCAACGGCGGCGTGCACATCACCGACGTCACCAATGCCTCACGCACCATGCTCATGGACGTGCGCACCCTGCAGTGGCGCGAGGACATCTGCGCCGACTTCGGGATCCCGACGTCGATGCTGCCCGAGATCCGGTCGTCCTCCGAGGTCTACGGTCACGGCCGCAAGGAGGGGCTGCTGATCGACACCCCGATCGCCGGCATCCTCGGTGACCAGCAGGCCGCGACGTTCGGCCAGGCGTGTTTCCAGCGGGGCATGGCGAAGAACACCTACGGCACCGGCTGCTTCATGCTGATGAACACGGGCGACGAACCGGTGTTCTCCGAGAACGGCCTGCTGACCACCGTGTGCTACAAGATCGGCGACCAGCCGACCAAGTACGCGCTCGAAGGGTCGATCGCGGTGACCGGGTCGCTCGTCCAGTGGTTGCGCGACAACCTGAAGATGATCGAGTCGGCGCCCGAGATCGAGGAACTCGCGGCGACCGTCGAGGACAACGGCGGGGTGTACTTCGTCCCGGCCTTCTCGGGGCTGTTCGCTCCCTACTGGCGCGATGACGCCCGCGGCGCCATCGTCGGGCTCACCCGGTACAACAACCGGGGACACATCGCCCGGGCCGTCCTCGAGGCCACAGCCTTCCAGACCAGGGAGGTGCTCGACGCCATGAATGCCGACTCGGGGGTGAACCTGGCCGAACTGCGCGTCGACGGCGGCATGACGCACAACGAGACGCTGATGCAGTTCCAGGCCGACATCCTCGGTGTGGACGTCGTGGCGCCCGTGGTGGCCGAGACCACCGCGCTGGGGGCCGCCTACGCAGCCGGGATCGCGGTCGGGTTCTGGCAGGGCGAGGAGGACGTCATCGCGAACTGGCAGGAGGGCCATCGCTGGACGCCACAGCTGCCGCAAGACGAAGTCGACCGGCAGTACCGCCTGTGGAAGAAGGCTGTGACCCGCACCTTCGACTGGGTCGACGACGACGTGAAGTAA
- a CDS encoding ISL3 family transposase yields the protein MPDATFARPDLTTFARLDELGLQVVGQRLEPDRAVLACRVVEPDGWCRRCGCEGTPRDTVTRELAHEPLGWRPTTLEVTVRRYRCTGCGHVWRQDTTAAAEPRAKLSRRGLRWALEGIVVQHLTVARVAEGLGVSWNTANTAVLAEGSRVLIDDPTRFDGVTAVGVDEHVWRHTRRGDKYVTVIIDLTGVRDGTGPSRLLDMVEGRSKQTFKTWLAERPQAWRDGVEVVAMDGFSGFKTATTEELPDAVAVMDPFHVVRLAGDALDECRRRVQQHTRGHRGRKGDPLYTARRTLHTGADLLTDKQKQRLDRLFTGDDHVEVEATWAVYQRMVTAYREPDRTRGRDLMTHLIASLAQGVPATLTELRTLGRTLNRRAADVLAYFDRPGTSNGPTEAMNGRLEHLRGSALGFRNLTNYIARSLLEAGGFRPRLHPGFG from the coding sequence GTGCCCGACGCTACCTTCGCTCGCCCTGACCTGACCACATTCGCCCGCCTCGACGAGCTCGGCCTTCAGGTCGTCGGGCAGCGCCTCGAGCCCGACCGGGCGGTCCTGGCCTGCCGGGTCGTCGAGCCCGACGGGTGGTGCCGTCGGTGCGGCTGCGAGGGCACGCCACGCGACACCGTCACCCGCGAGCTCGCGCACGAGCCGCTGGGGTGGCGCCCCACCACGCTGGAGGTCACGGTGCGCCGCTACCGGTGCACCGGATGCGGGCACGTGTGGCGCCAGGACACCACCGCCGCGGCCGAGCCGCGGGCCAAGCTCTCCCGCCGGGGCCTGCGCTGGGCCCTGGAGGGCATCGTCGTCCAGCACCTCACCGTCGCCCGCGTCGCAGAAGGGCTCGGTGTCTCGTGGAACACCGCCAACACCGCGGTCCTGGCCGAAGGAAGCCGCGTCCTGATCGACGACCCGACCCGCTTCGACGGCGTCACGGCCGTCGGCGTGGACGAACACGTGTGGCGCCACACCCGCCGCGGGGACAAGTACGTCACCGTCATCATCGACCTCACCGGCGTCCGGGACGGGACCGGGCCCTCGCGGCTGCTCGACATGGTCGAGGGACGCTCCAAGCAGACGTTCAAGACCTGGCTCGCCGAACGCCCCCAGGCCTGGCGAGACGGCGTCGAGGTCGTCGCTATGGACGGCTTCTCCGGCTTCAAGACCGCCACCACCGAGGAACTGCCCGACGCGGTCGCGGTCATGGATCCCTTCCACGTCGTCCGCCTGGCCGGTGACGCGCTCGATGAGTGCCGCCGCCGCGTCCAGCAGCACACCCGTGGCCACCGCGGCCGCAAGGGCGACCCGCTCTACACCGCCCGCCGCACCCTGCACACCGGCGCCGACCTGCTCACCGACAAGCAGAAGCAACGGCTCGATCGGCTGTTCACCGGGGACGACCACGTCGAGGTCGAGGCCACCTGGGCCGTCTACCAGCGCATGGTCACCGCCTACCGCGAACCCGACCGGACCCGGGGACGAGACCTCATGACCCACCTGATCGCCTCCCTCGCACAGGGAGTCCCGGCCACGCTGACCGAGCTGCGGACCCTGGGCCGTACTCTCAACCGACGCGCTGCCGACGTCCTGGCCTACTTCGACCGCCCCGGCACCTCGAATGGGCCTACCGAGGCCATGAACGGCCGACTCGAACACCTACGCGGCTCCGCCCTCGGCTTCCGCAACCTCACCAACTACATCGCCAGATCGCTCCTCGAGGCCGGCGGATTCAGACCCCGACTACACCCTGGATTCGGATGA
- a CDS encoding acyl-CoA dehydratase activase-related protein, giving the protein MDSSLSLGLDVGSTTVKAVVTRGDRILFSDYRRHNADVRGELAKLLRDVQAEFPDDVVRVAMTGSGGLGVAKIMGVQFVQEVIASTAAIERLNPDVDVIIELGGEDAKITYLHPVPEQRMNGTCAGGTGAFIDQMATLLKVDASGLNELASRYENLYPIASRCGVFAKTDVQPLLNQGAAHSDIAASVFQAVATQTVAGLACGHPIRGTVIFLGGPLHFLPELRAAFQRVLGDNVGRYVTPDNGQLYVALGAAFGAQGPALSLPHLAGELEAANQVVMTTHTMRPLFADEDERTEFEDRHAADQVPQGTLDGAFGPLWLGIDAGSTTIKSVLLDASGTIVASTYGSNEGDPVAAAVGIARQVIGALPEGAFIGRTCVTGYGEDLIKAALHADEGEVETMAHFRAAAQVCPGVTSVIDIGGQDMKFLKIRGGAVDSISVNEACSSGCGSFLQTFAETMGTDVRAFAQVGLTSAAPVDLGSRCTVFMNSSVKQAQKEGASIADISAGLSYSVVRNALYKVMKLRDSGDLGDRVVVQGGTFLNDAVLRAFELQTGVQVVRPNIAGLMGAYGAALIAKAHYEPGAVSAVMERNLDGFEVTSSQRTCQLCQNHCKLTITNFDDGSRHVSGNRCERGASLDVRPKKSEVPNLYDYKYKRIFGYRRLKDSDATRGEIGIPRALGMYEDYPLWFTILTKLGFKVVVSGRSSHELFASGMESIPSENVCYPAKLAHGHVEWLLDKGIKTIFMPCVNYELKQFDDANNNYNCPIVAFYPQVLEKNLDRLHADGVRFLDPFLNLDNRHKLPSRLVEVFADWGVTLDEATAAAQEGYAELDRVHTDIRAEGDRALQYMRERGMRGIVLAGRPYHIDPEINHGIPEVIASLGMVVLSEDALTAGMTTSTVARPLRVLDQWTYHTRLYEAAGQVATQPDLNIVQLNSFGCGVDAITTDQVQEICERAGDVYTVLKIDEVSNLGAARIRLRSLQAATKERRAPLASAEIDTSQDVPVFGVAERDSHTVYVPQMSPIHFRMAEPVFKYAGLNVEVLEHASREDVECGLKYVHNDACYPAIMVIGQLINKFVSGGADPDASTVAITQTGGMCRATNYVGLLRKGLRDAGYPQVPVLAVSAQGIEQNPGFKLSAGLAHRAIQGLVLGDLLQIVLLRVRPYERDEGAAMRLYRKWDAITREYFDNGGWSPTLNRRVGFAWMCRTIVKEFDELPLLDIGRKPRVGVVGEILVKFQPDANNDAVRVIEDEGCEAVLPGLTAFFLQGMYTADYKWDTFGMGSRKGRMGQRLGVWMIEQYERPMRRALAACGGKFDVPHPITDLAEKAQQVISLGTQAGEGWLLVGEMVELIEHGTPNIICAQPFACLPNHVVGRGMFKELRRQFPAANVVSIDYDPGASEVNQLNRIKLMVATAHKVAGTKSQLAQWTDADEFGPDAPAGGGISAGSVPLGMPAV; this is encoded by the coding sequence ATGGACAGTTCACTTTCCCTCGGTTTGGACGTCGGGTCCACCACGGTCAAGGCCGTGGTCACGCGAGGCGATCGGATCCTGTTCAGCGACTACCGCCGTCACAACGCCGATGTTCGCGGTGAGTTGGCCAAACTTCTGCGCGACGTGCAGGCCGAGTTTCCCGACGACGTGGTGCGCGTCGCCATGACCGGGTCGGGCGGGCTCGGGGTGGCGAAGATCATGGGCGTCCAGTTCGTCCAGGAGGTCATCGCGTCCACCGCCGCGATCGAGCGGCTCAACCCCGACGTCGACGTGATCATCGAGCTGGGCGGCGAGGACGCCAAGATCACCTACCTGCACCCCGTGCCCGAGCAGCGCATGAACGGCACGTGTGCGGGCGGCACGGGTGCCTTCATCGACCAGATGGCGACCCTGCTCAAGGTGGACGCGTCCGGGCTGAACGAGCTGGCGTCCCGTTACGAGAACCTGTACCCGATCGCGTCACGATGCGGCGTCTTCGCGAAGACCGACGTGCAGCCCCTGCTCAACCAGGGTGCGGCGCACTCGGACATCGCCGCGTCGGTGTTCCAGGCGGTAGCCACCCAAACCGTCGCCGGACTGGCCTGCGGGCACCCGATCCGTGGCACCGTCATCTTCCTCGGCGGCCCGCTCCACTTCTTGCCGGAATTGCGCGCGGCCTTCCAGCGAGTGCTCGGTGACAACGTCGGACGCTACGTCACCCCCGACAACGGCCAGCTGTACGTCGCCCTCGGCGCGGCGTTCGGCGCTCAGGGGCCGGCGCTCAGCCTGCCCCACCTGGCCGGCGAACTGGAGGCGGCCAACCAGGTCGTCATGACCACCCACACCATGCGTCCCCTGTTCGCCGACGAGGACGAGCGCACCGAGTTCGAGGATCGCCACGCGGCCGATCAGGTGCCCCAGGGCACGCTCGACGGAGCCTTCGGGCCGCTGTGGCTGGGCATCGACGCGGGATCGACCACCATCAAATCGGTGCTGCTGGACGCCTCCGGCACGATCGTCGCCTCGACGTACGGATCCAACGAGGGCGATCCGGTCGCGGCGGCCGTCGGCATCGCCCGGCAGGTGATCGGCGCGCTGCCCGAGGGCGCCTTCATCGGCCGCACCTGCGTCACCGGCTACGGGGAAGACCTGATCAAGGCCGCGCTCCACGCCGACGAGGGCGAGGTCGAGACCATGGCCCACTTCCGGGCGGCCGCGCAGGTGTGCCCGGGAGTCACCAGCGTCATCGATATCGGCGGGCAGGACATGAAGTTCCTCAAGATCAGGGGCGGGGCCGTCGACTCCATCTCGGTCAACGAGGCGTGCTCGTCGGGCTGCGGCAGCTTCCTGCAGACCTTCGCCGAGACCATGGGCACCGATGTGCGGGCCTTCGCGCAGGTGGGGCTCACCTCGGCCGCGCCGGTCGACCTCGGCAGCCGCTGCACGGTCTTCATGAACTCGTCGGTCAAACAGGCCCAGAAGGAGGGCGCCTCGATCGCCGACATCTCGGCGGGCCTGTCGTACTCGGTGGTGCGCAACGCGCTGTACAAGGTGATGAAGCTGCGGGACTCCGGCGACCTCGGTGACCGGGTGGTCGTCCAGGGCGGAACCTTCCTGAACGACGCGGTGTTGCGTGCCTTCGAGCTGCAGACCGGCGTACAGGTCGTCCGGCCGAACATCGCGGGCCTCATGGGCGCCTACGGGGCGGCGCTCATCGCGAAGGCACACTACGAGCCCGGCGCGGTGAGCGCGGTGATGGAGCGCAACCTCGACGGGTTCGAGGTCACGAGTTCCCAGCGCACCTGCCAGCTGTGCCAGAACCACTGCAAGCTGACGATCACGAACTTCGACGACGGCTCGCGTCACGTGTCGGGCAACCGGTGCGAGCGCGGCGCCTCGCTGGACGTCCGGCCCAAGAAGTCCGAGGTGCCGAACCTCTACGACTACAAGTACAAGCGGATCTTCGGCTACCGCCGCCTGAAGGACTCCGACGCCACCCGCGGCGAGATCGGCATCCCCCGCGCGCTCGGCATGTACGAGGACTACCCGCTGTGGTTCACGATCCTGACCAAGCTCGGCTTCAAGGTGGTCGTCTCGGGACGGAGTTCACACGAACTGTTCGCCAGCGGCATGGAGTCGATCCCCTCCGAGAACGTGTGCTACCCGGCCAAACTCGCGCACGGCCACGTCGAATGGCTGCTCGACAAGGGAATAAAGACCATCTTCATGCCGTGCGTCAACTACGAGCTGAAACAGTTCGACGACGCCAACAACAACTACAACTGCCCGATCGTGGCCTTCTACCCGCAGGTGCTGGAGAAGAACCTCGACCGTCTGCACGCCGACGGTGTGCGCTTCCTCGACCCGTTCCTCAACCTCGACAACCGGCACAAGCTGCCCTCCCGTCTCGTCGAGGTCTTCGCAGACTGGGGCGTGACGCTGGACGAGGCCACCGCTGCCGCACAGGAGGGTTACGCCGAACTCGACCGGGTGCACACCGACATCCGCGCCGAGGGCGATCGGGCGCTGCAGTACATGCGTGAGCGCGGCATGCGCGGCATCGTGCTGGCCGGCCGCCCGTACCACATCGACCCCGAGATCAACCACGGCATCCCCGAGGTCATCGCGTCGCTGGGCATGGTCGTCCTCTCGGAGGACGCGCTGACGGCCGGCATGACCACCTCCACCGTGGCCCGGCCGCTGCGGGTGCTCGACCAGTGGACCTACCACACCCGCCTGTACGAGGCCGCCGGCCAGGTGGCCACGCAGCCCGACCTCAACATCGTCCAGTTGAACTCGTTCGGCTGCGGCGTCGATGCGATCACCACCGATCAGGTGCAGGAGATCTGCGAGCGGGCCGGCGACGTGTACACCGTGCTGAAGATCGACGAGGTGTCGAACCTGGGCGCGGCACGCATCAGGCTGCGTTCGCTGCAGGCCGCCACGAAGGAGCGGCGCGCACCGCTCGCCTCCGCCGAGATCGACACCAGCCAGGACGTGCCGGTGTTCGGCGTCGCCGAACGCGACTCGCACACCGTCTACGTGCCCCAGATGTCACCGATCCACTTCCGCATGGCCGAGCCCGTGTTCAAGTACGCGGGGCTCAACGTCGAGGTGCTGGAGCACGCGTCGCGCGAGGACGTCGAGTGCGGCCTGAAGTATGTGCACAACGACGCCTGTTACCCGGCGATCATGGTGATCGGCCAGCTCATCAACAAGTTCGTCTCCGGTGGGGCCGACCCCGACGCCTCGACCGTCGCCATCACCCAGACCGGTGGCATGTGCCGCGCGACGAACTACGTGGGCCTGTTGCGCAAAGGCCTGCGGGACGCGGGCTACCCGCAGGTGCCGGTGCTCGCCGTGAGTGCGCAGGGCATCGAGCAGAACCCCGGCTTCAAGCTGTCCGCGGGCCTCGCGCACCGTGCCATCCAGGGCCTCGTCCTGGGTGATCTGCTGCAGATCGTGCTGCTGCGCGTCCGGCCGTACGAGCGCGACGAGGGCGCCGCGATGCGCCTCTACCGGAAGTGGGACGCGATCACTCGCGAGTACTTCGACAACGGCGGATGGTCGCCGACGCTGAACCGCCGCGTCGGGTTCGCCTGGATGTGCCGCACCATCGTGAAGGAGTTCGACGAACTGCCCCTGCTCGACATCGGCCGCAAGCCGCGCGTGGGCGTCGTGGGCGAGATCCTCGTGAAGTTCCAGCCGGACGCCAACAACGACGCCGTGCGCGTGATCGAGGACGAGGGCTGTGAAGCCGTGCTGCCCGGGCTCACCGCGTTCTTCCTCCAGGGCATGTACACCGCCGACTACAAATGGGACACCTTCGGTATGGGTTCCCGCAAGGGCCGCATGGGCCAGCGGCTCGGGGTGTGGATGATCGAACAGTACGAGCGTCCGATGCGCCGCGCGCTGGCCGCGTGCGGCGGCAAGTTCGATGTGCCGCACCCGATCACGGATCTGGCCGAGAAGGCCCAGCAGGTGATCTCGCTCGGCACGCAGGCGGGCGAGGGTTGGCTGTTGGTGGGCGAGATGGTCGAACTGATCGAGCACGGGACCCCCAACATCATCTGCGCGCAGCCGTTCGCGTGCCTGCCGAACCACGTGGTGGGCCGCGGCATGTTCAAGGAACTGCGCCGCCAGTTCCCGGCCGCCAACGTCGTGTCGATCGACTACGACCCGGGCGCCTCCGAGGTCAACCAGCTCAACCGCATCAAGCTGATGGTGGCCACTGCGCACAAGGTGGCCGGGACGAAGAGCCAGCTGGCCCAGTGGACCGATGCCGACGAGTTCGGCCCGGACGCGCCGGCCGGCGGGGGCATATCCGCCGGGTCGGTTCCGCTGGGTATGCCCGCGGTCTAG
- a CDS encoding sugar-binding transcriptional regulator — translation MNDRYEEMYQAAARYYINGETMESIARHFGVSRSFVSRLLKEARESGLVRITLADDLGSQSPLASAIADAFGVRVHLVPVRESANATVRFDQVARLAAQLFTEAADDRQLIGVAWGVTLTHVVRHLGKRPLVGSTVVQMNGGVSQSSSELPYVGGILQAVGDAFDSRVVLFPVPAFFDHAVTKELMWRERSVRNVLRLQSRIDLAIFGVGSFHGKVLSHVYSGGYLNGEDMMRLAADGVVGDVCTVLLREDGSYADIEDNARATGLSPGELANIPRRICVVADPPRAPAIVGALRAGTATDLVIDDVTARAVVERAGL, via the coding sequence ATGAACGATCGTTACGAGGAGATGTATCAGGCCGCGGCGCGGTACTACATCAACGGAGAGACGATGGAGTCGATCGCCCGTCACTTCGGTGTGTCGCGTTCGTTTGTCTCGCGGCTCCTGAAGGAGGCGCGAGAGTCGGGCCTGGTGCGCATCACCCTGGCCGACGACCTCGGCTCCCAGTCACCGCTGGCGTCCGCGATCGCCGACGCCTTCGGGGTACGCGTCCATCTCGTCCCGGTGCGCGAGAGCGCGAACGCGACCGTCCGGTTCGACCAGGTCGCCCGTCTGGCGGCCCAGCTGTTCACCGAGGCCGCCGACGACCGGCAGTTGATCGGCGTGGCGTGGGGCGTCACCTTGACGCATGTGGTCAGGCATCTGGGCAAGCGTCCGCTGGTCGGTTCCACGGTCGTGCAGATGAACGGCGGGGTCAGCCAGTCCAGCTCGGAGCTCCCGTACGTGGGCGGGATCCTGCAGGCCGTCGGCGACGCCTTCGACTCCCGGGTCGTGCTCTTCCCCGTGCCGGCCTTCTTCGACCATGCGGTGACCAAGGAACTGATGTGGCGGGAGCGCTCGGTGCGCAACGTGCTCCGGCTCCAGTCCAGGATCGATCTGGCCATCTTCGGCGTCGGCTCCTTCCACGGGAAGGTGCTCTCCCACGTGTACAGCGGCGGCTACCTGAACGGCGAGGACATGATGCGCCTCGCCGCCGACGGGGTGGTGGGGGACGTGTGCACGGTTCTGCTGCGTGAGGACGGCTCGTACGCCGACATCGAGGACAACGCGCGCGCGACCGGGCTCTCCCCGGGCGAGCTGGCGAACATTCCGCGCCGCATCTGCGTGGTCGCCGATCCCCCGCGAGCCCCGGCCATCGTGGGTGCGCTCCGCGCGGGCACCGCCACGGATCTGGTGATCGACGACGTGACGGCCCGGGCTGTCGTGGAGCGCGCCGGTCTCTGA